The Deltaproteobacteria bacterium DNA window CAGCAGACGTCGGAGAGGGCCTTCACCTCCGCGGAGGAGTTGACGTACGTCACGACGATCGCGCCGGGATGCGCTTCCCGGTACGCCGCGAGGTCGGGCCCGGTGATCATGTCCGCCATCGGGCACCCCGCGTCCTCGCGCGGCAGCAGGACGGTCTTCCCCGGCGACAGGATCGCGGCGCTCTCGGCCATGAAATGGACGCCGCAGAAGACGATCACGTCCGCCGTCGTCTTCGCCGCCTCCTGCGAGAGTCCCAGCGAGTCGCCCGTGATGTCGGCGATCTCCTGCACCTCGTCCCGCTGGTAGTTGTGCGCCAGCAGGATCGCGTTGCGCTCTGAAAGCAGTTTCCTGATCTCCGCCTTGAGGGCCGGCAGTTCCTTCCGCATCGCCTTCCTACTCCTTTTCCCGCTTCAGCGCCCGGGAGAAGAGTTCGTCGACCGCTTCCCGGGCATCTTTCCCTTCGTGGAGGATCGCGTGCACCTGCTCCGAGATCGGCATCGGCACGCCCGTTCGGCGCGACAGCTCCACGGCGGAAACCGCCGTCCGGACCCCCTCGGCCACCATCGTCATCCCGGCGAGCACCTCGCCGATCTTCTCCCCCCGGCCCACGCGTATCCCCACGGTCCGGTTCCGGGAGAGGTCGCCCGTGCAGGTGAGGACCAGGTCCCCCATCCCCGAGAGCCCCGCGAACGTCCGTGGGTCCGCCCCGAGGCGGACGCCCAGCCGGGAGATCTCGGCGAGCCCCCGGGAGATGAGGAGCGCCCGCGCGTTGTGCCCGAACCCCAACCCGTCGGCCATCCCCGCGGCGATCGCCATCACGTTTTTCAGCGCCCCGCCGATCTCGATCCCCGTCACATCGTCGTCGGCGTAGAGGCGGAAGCGGGAACCGGACAGCGCGCGCTGCAGCCGCCGCGCGATCGAGAGGTCGCGCGCCGCCACCGTGGCCCCCGTCGGCTTCCCTTCCGCCACCTCGCGGGCGAAGGTCGGGCCGGAAAGGGCCGCGACACGGGGGGCGAGCTTCGGTGACGCCTCGGCGAGGACCTCCGTCATCCGTTTCAACGTACCGTTCTCCACCCCCTTGGCCAGGGAGACGAGGCACGCGTCGGGGGACAGGTGCGCCGCCGTCCGGGCCGCCACCGCCCGCAGATGATGGGACGGAACGGCGAAGATCACGACCG harbors:
- a CDS encoding NAD(P)-dependent glycerol-3-phosphate dehydrogenase; the encoded protein is MSGGKKESVAVVGAGSWGTAFAVMLAGRHESVTLWAHEMEVCADLRDRRENRAFLPGIALPPAIRPTNDLAAAVSGKTVVIFAVPSHHLRAVAARTAAHLSPDACLVSLAKGVENGTLKRMTEVLAEASPKLAPRVAALSGPTFAREVAEGKPTGATVAARDLSIARRLQRALSGSRFRLYADDDVTGIEIGGALKNVMAIAAGMADGLGFGHNARALLISRGLAEISRLGVRLGADPRTFAGLSGMGDLVLTCTGDLSRNRTVGIRVGRGEKIGEVLAGMTMVAEGVRTAVSAVELSRRTGVPMPISEQVHAILHEGKDAREAVDELFSRALKREKE